Within the Pseudomonas sp. SL4(2022) genome, the region GCCACAGCCTGATCCACCCGCACCGCCTCAACCACATGTTCGACATCGGAAATCGGGCAGCTGTTGACCAACACCTCGTTGGGCGTCTGCTTGGCAAAATCGCTTTGCAGATAATGCGGAACCCAACGCGGGTTAACGAAGCGGTCTTCCAGCTGAATCGGCACACCGTCTTCGCGGTGCACCAGCATGCTGTGAAACACCTCAGCGCCCACACGTAACCCCAGGCGCAGCGCCACTTCATCATCCGCCGCCAACGCTTCACAACGAATGATGTCATTGCTGTAGGCATGCCCACGGCCGCGCACTTCATTGGCAATGTTCAGCACTTCATGCAGTGAGGATTCGGCCTTACGGTCGGTGACAAAGGTACCCAAGCCCGCTTGGCGCAGCAGATAGCCTTTTTGCACCAGATCGCGAATGGCTTTATTGGCGGTCATGCGGCTCACCCCAAAATCCCGCGCCAGTTGCTCTTCCGGCGGAATCTGATGATGAACCGGATAAGCGCCGCTATGGATGCGCTCCAGCAGGAACGCTTCGATGGCTTTATAACGCGGGGTGGTACTGCTCACAGCGGCTCCTTGGGGATGCTACCCGGTGCGCGGATGATAACGCCCGCCACAGACGACGGGCAGCCCCGCCTGATGCCTTGGATGGTCAGGAGTCGGATGTAGGTTGGGTTGAGCGCAGCGAAGCCCAACAGGCGGAGGCTCTGGCAACCGCGTAGCCTGCCAGGCAGCCGTTGGGCTTCGTCGCGTTGCTCCTCAACCCAACCTACGCCAGCGACGGCAACAGGCCGCTCGGCAGTAACGGAGTCAGCACGCGGCTCGCCAGCAGTTGATTGGCGGCCTCGATATCCGGAGCAAAGAAGCGGTCTTCCACATAATACGGAACCTGCGCACGCAAGGCGTGGCGCGCTTGCTCGAGCAGCGGCGAGCTGTGCAGCCCCTGGCGGAAGTCCAGGCCCTGGCAGGCACCCAGCCATTCGATGGCCAGCACGCCACGGGTGTTGGCGGCCATTTCCCACAGGCGTTTGCCAGCGGCCGGAGCCATGGACACATGGTCTTCCTGATTCGCCGACGTCGGCAGGCTGTCGACGCTGTGCGGATGGGCCAGCGCCTTGTTCTCGCTGGCCAGGGCAGCAGCGGTGACCTGAGCGATCATAAAACCGGAGTTGACCCCGCCATTGGCCACCAGAAACGGCGGCAATTGCGACATATGTTTGTCCATCATCAGCGAGGTTCGGCGCTCGCTCAGTGCGCCGATTTCGGCAATCGCCAGGGCGATATTGTCGGCGGCCATGGCCACGGGCTCGGCGTGGAAATTGCCGCCGGAAATCACATCGCCCTCAGCGGCGAACACCAGCGGATTATCCGACACGGCGTTGGTTTCCACCGCCAGCACCTCAGCGGCTTGGCGCAGCTGGGTCAGGCAGGCACCCATCACCTGCGGCTGGCAGCGCAGCGAATACGGGTCCTGCACCTTGTCGCAGGCTTCATGGGAGCGGCCGACCTCGCTGCTGTCGCCGAGCAGGTGGCGATAGAGGGCCGCTGCATCGATTTGCCCGCGCTGGCCACGCGCCGCATGAATGCGCGGGTCGAACGGTGCACGCGAGCCCAGCGCAGCCTCCACCGTCAGTGCGCCGCAAACAGTGGCGGCGGCAAACAGATCCTCAGCCTCAAACAAGCCGCGCAGCGCGTAGGCGGTGGACACCTGCGTACCGTTAAGCAGCGCCAAGCCTTCTTTGGCGGCCAGGGTCATGGGCTGTAAACCGGCGATGGCCAATGCCTCTGTGGCGGGCAGCCATTGCCCCTTATAGCGCGCCTGACTTTCCCCCAACAGCACCAGCGACATGTGCGCCAAGGGAGCCAGATCGCCAGATGCGCCGACCGACCCCTTGAGCGGAATATGCGGGTAGACCTCGGCATTGATCAGGGCGATCAGGGCGTCGATCACCTGCAGGCGAATACCGGAAAAACCACGCGCCAGGCTGTTGACCTTGAGCAGCATGATCAGCCGCACCATGGCGTCGTCCAGCGGCTCGCCGACGCCGGCGGCATGCGACAGCACCAGCGAACGCTGCAGCTTTTCCAGATCCTCATTGGCGATACGGGTCGAGGCCAGCAAGCCAAAACCGGTGTTGATGCCATAGGCCGTGCGGCCCTCGGCGATGATGCCGTTGACGCAGGCCACGCTGGCCTCGATGGCAGCGTGAGCGCTAGGGTCCAGACGCACCTGCAGCGGGGCTTGATAGGCGGCACGCACATCGGCCAGGCTCAGCTGACCGGGGTGCAAGGTAAACAGGCTCATGCGGGGGGCTCCTTGGGTGGCGGCAATCATGGGCAGGTCGAGGCCCTGTTCGCGGGCGCAATCGACAGCCATTTCATAACCGGCATCGGCGTGGCGCATCACCCCGGTGCCCGGATCATTTCTCAATACTCGGCCCAGACGGGCGCGGGCGTCGGCGCTGCCGTCAGCGACGATCACCACCCCGGAATGCTGCGAAAAGCCCATGCCCACCCCGCCGCCGTGGTGCAACGACACCCAGGTCGCGCCGCCCGCAGTATTCAACAGGGCGTTAAGCAATGGCCAGTCAGACACCGCGTCGGAGCCGTCCTGCATGGCTTCGGTTTCGCGGTTGGGGCTGGCCACCGAGCCGGAGTCCAGGTGGTCGCGGCCGATGACGATCGGTGCCTTCAGCTCGCCGCTGGCGACCATGTCGTTGAAGGCTTGCGCCAGACGCGCGCGATCTTTCAGGCCGACCCAGCAGATACGTGCGGGTAACCCCTGGAAACTGATGCGCTCGCGGGCCATGTCCAGCCAGTTGTGCAGGTGGGCGTCGTCCGGGATCAGCGCTTTGACCTTGGCGTCGGTTTTGTAGATGTCTTCCGGATCACCCGACAGCGCCACCCAGCGGAACGGGCCGATGCCCTGACAGAACAGCGGACGGATATAGGCCGGGACGAAGCCGGGGAAATCGAAGGCGTTATCGACGCCCTCCTCCAGCGCCATCTGGCGGATGTTGTTGCCGTAATCAAAGGTCGGCACGCCCATCTGCTGGAAGGCCAGCATGGCGCGCACGTGCACGGCCATGGACTGCTTGGCGGCGTTGACCACCCGCGTTTCCTCGGTTTTGCCACGGGCCACGTATTCGTCCCAGCTCCAGCCGGCCGGCAGGTAACCGTGGCGGGGGTCGTGGGCGCTGGTCTGGTCGGTGACCATGTCCGGACGCACGCCACGGCGCACCAATTCCGGGAGGATTTCAGCGGCGTTGCCGCACAGGGCGATGGACACCGCTTGGCCTGCACGGCAGTAACGGTCGATACGCGCCAGGGCGTCGTCCAGATCGCTGGCTTGCTCATCGACGTAGCGGGTCTTCAACCGGAAATCGATGCGCGACTGCTGGCATTCGATGTTCAGCGAGCAGGCACCGGCCAGGGTTGCCGCCAACGGCTGCGCGCCGCCCATGCCACCGAGTCCTGCGGTGAGTACCCAGCGGCCCTTGAGGTTGCCGCCGTAATGCTGGCGACCGGCTTCAACGAAGGTTTCATACGTGCCCTGAACGATGCCCTGGCTGCCGATATAGATCCAGCTGCCGGCAGTCATCTGCCCGTACATGGCCAGGCCCTTGGCGTCCAGTTCGTTGAAGTGTTTCCAGGTGGCCCAATGCGGCACCAGGTTGGAGTTGGCCAGCAGCACACGCGGCGCGTCTTTGTGCGTTTCAAACACGCCGACCGGCTTGCCGGACTGGATCAACAGCGTCTGGTTGTCTTCAAGGCGGGTGAGCACCTCGACGATTTTGTCGTAGCACGCCCAATCGCGCGCGGCGCGGCCGATGCCGCCGTACACCACCAATTCATTTGGGTTTTCGGCCACGTCCGGATCGAGGTTGTTCATCAACATGCGCAGCGGCGCTTCGGTCAGCCAACTCTTGGCGGTCAACGTGGTGCCACGGGCGGCACGAATGGTGGTGTCGCGATAACGGTTCATGGCGCGCTCCTAGTTGAGGGGTGAGGTAAGCCAGTCAGGCTCAGCAAATGGATGAGACGAGCCGCGACCTTGGCGGTGCGGCTGTCGATGTCGTACTCCGGGTTGAGTTCGGCCAGATCAATCAGGCGCAGCTTGCCGCTGTCGCGCACCACTTCCAGCAGCGGCTCGAGCAGCACCAGCGGCACGCCACGCGCGGCCGGCGCACTGACGCCCGGCGCTTCGCAGGCGGGCAGTACGTCGATATCGATGGTCAGGTAAACCGCATCGCAGCCGGCCATAAAGCCTGAGAGTTCGGCGCTGATGGCCTGCAAACTGGACTCGCGAATCTCGCGGTCTTCGCGCACCAGCACGTTCAACTCCGCGGCACGCTGGAACAGGGCGCGGGTGTTACTGGCGCGGCTGATGCCCAGGCAGGCATAGGCGAACGGCCAACCACGGGCAGCGCAATCGTCGGCGATTTGCGCAAAGGGCGTTCCCGAGGAGTGGGCATGCGCCGGGTCGCGCAGGTCGAAATGCGCATCGAAATTGATAATGCCAATACGTGGTGCGGCCATCCGTGGGGCGGCTATTTGTGAAGAGCTATCCGCCATGTGCCCGGCCAGGCCCAGCCAACTGCCAAAGGCCACTTCATGGCCGCCGCCGAGCACAATGGGCAAATGCCCGGCATTCAACAGTGCACAGACGTTATGGCCCAGACGCACCTGGGCGGCGTCCAGATCGCCATCGGCGCACAGCACATCGCCAGCGTCATAGGCCGCGCCCTGACGGTGCCAGGCCAAATTGGCCAACGCCTTGCGCATGGCCGGCGGGCCATTTACTGCCCCGACGCGCCCCTGATTGCGGCGCACGCCTTCATCGCTGGCAAACCCCAGCAACGCCAAGCCCGGCGCACTGTCTGCGGCGAGCGGCTGAATGCGCTGATGCCAGCGCGGGCTGTCCGCTTCGGGGTCAATCCGACCCTGCCAAAGCGACATGCAGTGACGATCAGCGTGCATGATGATCAACCTCGATGGGGTGGCAGATAACGCCGTTGACGATGCGCTGGCGTAAGCGCCCCGGTTGCACGGCATACGCCAGTTCGGCAGGCTGCTGCACAGCCCACAGGCACAGATCGGCAGGCGCGCCCACGGCAATCCGCCCCAAATCCGGCCGACCTAGCGCGCGGGCCGCGTGCGCCGTCATGCCGGCCAGCGCCTCGCGTGGGGTCAGGCGAAACAGGGTGCAGGCCAGGTTGAGGGTCAGGGTTGGGAAGCAAATAGGCGCAGTGCCGGGGTTGGCATCGCTGGCCAGGGCCATGGGGACGCCGTATTGGCGCAGCAACTCGATGGGCGGTAACTGGGTTTCGCGCAGGGTGTAAAACGCCCCCGGCAATAAGGTGGCGACCGTGCCAGCGGCGGCCATGGCCTGTACGCCGGCCTCGTCGAGGTATTCGATATGGTCGGCTGACAAGCCCTGATAACGCGCCGTCAGCGCGCTAGCGCCTTGATTGGACAATTGCTCGGCATGCGCCTTAATCGGCAAGCCATGACGCTGCGCCGCTTGAAAAATCCGCTCGCACTGCGCCGGGCTGAAGGCGATGTGCTCACAGAACACATCCACCGCATCGGCCAGCCCTTGCGCGGCCACGGCAGGGATCATGCTCTCGCACACCAACGTCACGTACTCATCCGCGCGCTTGTGGTATTCCGGCGGCAGTGCATGTGCGCCCAACAGCGTGGTCAACACACGCACAGGGCGCAACTGGCCCAGTCGACACGCCGCGCGCAACAGCTTCAGCTCGTCATCGAGGCTCAGGCCATAACCGGATTTGATCTCCAGCGTGGTCACGCCATCCGCGAGCAAGGCATCCAGGCGCGGCAGGCTGGCGGCGATCAGCTCGTCTTCACTGGCTGCACGGGTGGCGCGCACGGTGCTGAGGATACCGCCGCCGGCCCGGGCAATATCGGCGTAACTGACACCCTCAAGACGCTGCTCGAATTCACGGGCGCGATTACCGGCGTACACCAGATGGGTGTGGCAATCGACCAGACCCGGCGTCATCACCCCGCCGCGCCCCACCTCACGCGCATCGCTGAGCGCCGCCGCGTCGAACTCAGCCTCCGGGCACAGCCCGGCGATGCGACCGTCTTGCACCCACACGGCCATGGGTTGCGGACAGGTTTGCTCGCCATCAAACAACACAAGGTCACGCCATAACTGAATGGAGGATGCACGTGGCATGGTCAGGCTTCCGCTTTATTTGTATATACAAATAAACCTAAAAAACCTTTTTATCAACCAAAAGACCAATAAATGACTATACAAATAGACCGTAATGGCTTCCGACTTTAAAACCGTCACCGCGCTTTTCAGGCCGCCAAAACGCAAAACCCCAGCACGAGGCCGGGGTTTTGCGGTTACCAGACAGCGTTTAGAACTGCGCCGCGTCCAGCAGGTAGAGCGACTCGCTACCGGCCTTGACCGACGCAGTCAGGGAGTGGATACGCGGCAGCAGGCGGGCGAAGAAGAAGCGCGCGGTGCCCAGCTTGCTGACGTAGAACTCGTCCTGATCCTGCTTGGCCAGTGCGGTACGGGCCATCAACGCCCACATGTAGGCGTAGGCGGTGTAACCGAACACTTGCAGGTACTCGACCGAAGCGGCACCGACTTCATTCGGGTTGGCCTTGGCGCGCTCCAGCAGGTCGCTGGTCATCAGTTCCAGGTTGGCGATGGCGTCTTTCAGCGGGTTGACGAACTCGGTCAGCGAGGCGTCGGCGCTGTCGGTGAAGGCTTTGATCTCTTCAGCGAAGTGCTTATAGAACGCACCGCCGCTGCCGACCACTTTACGGCCGACCAGGTCGAGTGCCTGGATGCCGTTGGTGCCTTCGTAGATCTGGGTGATGCGGCAGTCGCGGATCAGTTGCTCTTGGCCCCACTCGCGGATAAAGCCGTGGCCGCCAAAGATCTGCTGGCCGTGCACGGTGGTTTCCAGCGCCATGTCGGTGAGGAAGGCTTTGGCCACCGGCGTCAGCAGAGCAACCAATTCTTCGGCGCGCTTGCGGGTGGTGGCGTCTTCGCTGTACTTGGCGGTGTCCAACTGCATGGCCACATAGCTGGAGAAGGCACGGCCGCCTTCGTTCAGGGCTTTCATGGTCAGCAGCATGCGGCGCACGTCCGGGTGCACGATGATCGGGTCGGCGGCTTTGTCTTTAGCCACCGGGCCGGTCGGCGCACGGCTCTGGATACGGTCGCGGGCGTATTCCACGGCGTTCTGGTAGCTGCGCTCACCCAGGGACAGGCCCTGAATGCCGACGCCCAGACGCTCGTAGTTCATCATGGTGAACATGGCGGCGAGGCCTTTGTTCGGCGCATCGACGATCCAGCCGGTGGCGCCGTCGAAGTTCATCACGCAGGTGGCCGAAGCCTTGATACCCATTTTGTGTTCGATCGAGCCGCAGGACAGCGAGTTCTTCTCACCCAGCGAACCGTCGTCATTGAGCATGACTTTCGGCACCAGGAACAGCGAGATGCCTTTCGGACCAGCCGGTGCGTCCGGCAGTTTGGCCAGCACCAGGTGGATGATGTTCTCGGTCAGGTCGTGCTCACCGCCGGTGATGAAAATCTTGGTGCCACTGATCTTGAAGCTGCCGTCGGCTTGCGGCTCGGCCTTGGTGCGGATGATGCCCAGGTCGGTGCCGGCATGCGGCTCGGTCAGGCACATGGAACCGGCCCAAACGCCGGAGTACATGTTCGGCAGGTATTTTTCTTTCAGCTCTTCGCTGGCGTGCGCGTTGATCGACAAGCAAGCACCAGCGGTCAGCATCGGGTACAGGCCGAACGACAGGTTGGCCGAGTTGACCATTTCTTCGACCTGCGCGGAGATCACCTTGGGCATGCCCATGCCGCCGAACACCGGGTCACCACCGACGCCAACCCAGCCACCTTCGGCATAGGTCTGATAAGCCTCAGGGAAACCGGCTGGGGTTTTCACCACGCCGTTGTTCCACGAGCAGCCCTCTTCATCGCCACTGCGGTTAAGCGGTGCAATGGTGCCCGCCATGACTTTGCCGGCTTCTTCGAGAATCGCTGCGGCGGTGTCTTCATCCACCACCTCGGCCAGGCCCGGCAATTGGGCCCACAGCTTGGACACTTCAAACACTTCATTGAGCACGAAGCGCATATCGCGCAGGGGAGCTTTGTAGTCAGCCATGGAGCAATCCTCGAACAAACCAACAGGTATACGGAAGTGTTTGAAGTCTAACCGAACACTATTTCAGACACATAGGGTCGCGTCGTGACCAATAATCCACAAAACGTTTGATCGGCACCCCACAGCAAAAACCCGCCTACTGGCGGGTTCTTAGCTGTGCTTGCCGCTCGTCAGAGGGCGAAACTGGCGGCAGGCAAATCCATCATGCAGGCACTGCCCGCCTGTGCGGCGGCAAGGTGCGCCGCCGTGCGCGGCAGCAGGCGCTTGAAGTAAAACTCGCAAGTGGCCAGTTTGGTTTGGTAGAAGGCCGCATCGCCTTCCCCGGCCGCCAGTTTGGCCTGTGCCACCAGTGCCATGCGCAACCAGAAGTAGCCCAGAATGACGTATCCGGAATACATCAGGTAATCCATCGAAGCAGCACCGACTTCGTCCGGGTTCTTCATGGCGGCCATACCGATCTGCTGGGTCAGTTCCCCCCACTGCTTGTTAAGGCCCGCCAACTGGCTGACATATGCGGCGAACGGTGCTTGCTCAGCCTGCGCCTCACAGAATTTATGGATGATTTTGCTAAAGCCACGCAGCAACTTGCCCTGGCTGCCCAATACTTTGCGCCCGAGCAGGTCGAGGGCCTGAATGCCATTGGTGCCTTCGTAAATGAGCGCAATGCGGCAGTCACGCACCAGCTGCTCCATGCCCCACTCGCGGATAAATCCGTGGCCGCCATACACCTGCATGCCATGGTTGGTCACTTCCAAACCGGTCTCAGTCATAAAGGCTTTGCAGATCGGCGTGAGGAAGGCGAGCAGGTTTTCCGCTTCTTCACGTTGTTCGGCACTGCCGGCCAGGTGTGCTTGATCAAGCAACTGTGCGGTGAAGTAAGCCAGCGCGCGGTTGCCTTCGTTGAAGGCTTTCATGGTCAAGAGCATGCGCCGCACATCGGGGTGCACGATGATCGGGTCGGCGGCTTTCTCCGGGGCTTTCGGGCCGCTGAGGGCGCGCATCTGCAAACGATCGTTGGCGTATTTGAGCGCACCCTGATAGCTCGCCTCACCCAGACACAAGCCCTGCATGCCCGTGCCC harbors:
- a CDS encoding acyl-CoA dehydrogenase C-terminal domain-containing protein, encoding MADYKAPLRDMRFVLNEVFEVSKLWAQLPGLAEVVDEDTAAAILEEAGKVMAGTIAPLNRSGDEEGCSWNNGVVKTPAGFPEAYQTYAEGGWVGVGGDPVFGGMGMPKVISAQVEEMVNSANLSFGLYPMLTAGACLSINAHASEELKEKYLPNMYSGVWAGSMCLTEPHAGTDLGIIRTKAEPQADGSFKISGTKIFITGGEHDLTENIIHLVLAKLPDAPAGPKGISLFLVPKVMLNDDGSLGEKNSLSCGSIEHKMGIKASATCVMNFDGATGWIVDAPNKGLAAMFTMMNYERLGVGIQGLSLGERSYQNAVEYARDRIQSRAPTGPVAKDKAADPIIVHPDVRRMLLTMKALNEGGRAFSSYVAMQLDTAKYSEDATTRKRAEELVALLTPVAKAFLTDMALETTVHGQQIFGGHGFIREWGQEQLIRDCRITQIYEGTNGIQALDLVGRKVVGSGGAFYKHFAEEIKAFTDSADASLTEFVNPLKDAIANLELMTSDLLERAKANPNEVGAASVEYLQVFGYTAYAYMWALMARTALAKQDQDEFYVSKLGTARFFFARLLPRIHSLTASVKAGSESLYLLDAAQF
- the hutG gene encoding formimidoylglutamase; the protein is MHADRHCMSLWQGRIDPEADSPRWHQRIQPLAADSAPGLALLGFASDEGVRRNQGRVGAVNGPPAMRKALANLAWHRQGAAYDAGDVLCADGDLDAAQVRLGHNVCALLNAGHLPIVLGGGHEVAFGSWLGLAGHMADSSSQIAAPRMAAPRIGIINFDAHFDLRDPAHAHSSGTPFAQIADDCAARGWPFAYACLGISRASNTRALFQRAAELNVLVREDREIRESSLQAISAELSGFMAGCDAVYLTIDIDVLPACEAPGVSAPAARGVPLVLLEPLLEVVRDSGKLRLIDLAELNPEYDIDSRTAKVAARLIHLLSLTGLPHPSTRSAP
- the hutH gene encoding histidine ammonia-lyase; translated protein: MSLFTLHPGQLSLADVRAAYQAPLQVRLDPSAHAAIEASVACVNGIIAEGRTAYGINTGFGLLASTRIANEDLEKLQRSLVLSHAAGVGEPLDDAMVRLIMLLKVNSLARGFSGIRLQVIDALIALINAEVYPHIPLKGSVGASGDLAPLAHMSLVLLGESQARYKGQWLPATEALAIAGLQPMTLAAKEGLALLNGTQVSTAYALRGLFEAEDLFAAATVCGALTVEAALGSRAPFDPRIHAARGQRGQIDAAALYRHLLGDSSEVGRSHEACDKVQDPYSLRCQPQVMGACLTQLRQAAEVLAVETNAVSDNPLVFAAEGDVISGGNFHAEPVAMAADNIALAIAEIGALSERRTSLMMDKHMSQLPPFLVANGGVNSGFMIAQVTAAALASENKALAHPHSVDSLPTSANQEDHVSMAPAAGKRLWEMAANTRGVLAIEWLGACQGLDFRQGLHSSPLLEQARHALRAQVPYYVEDRFFAPDIEAANQLLASRVLTPLLPSGLLPSLA
- a CDS encoding acyl-CoA dehydrogenase C-terminal domain-containing protein, with protein sequence MPDYKAPLRDMRFLIDDVFDFHGSYAALGASDASPDMVSAILEEGAKFCEQVLAPLNRSGDEEECQFNNGNVTTPKGFKEAFTQYVEGGWNGLAADSAYGGQGLPQSLGLMISEMVGASNLSWGMYPGLTHGAMSAIHAHGSEAQKQTYLSKLTEGRWTGTMCLTEAHCGTDLGLIKTRAVPQADGSYALTGSKIFISAGEHDMSENIVHLVLAKLPDAPAGTKGISLFIVPKFLPDAAGEAGARNGVSCGSIEHKMGIKASATCVMNFDGATGYLIGELNKGLNCMFTMMNHARLGTGMQGLCLGEASYQGALKYANDRLQMRALSGPKAPEKAADPIIVHPDVRRMLLTMKAFNEGNRALAYFTAQLLDQAHLAGSAEQREEAENLLAFLTPICKAFMTETGLEVTNHGMQVYGGHGFIREWGMEQLVRDCRIALIYEGTNGIQALDLLGRKVLGSQGKLLRGFSKIIHKFCEAQAEQAPFAAYVSQLAGLNKQWGELTQQIGMAAMKNPDEVGAASMDYLMYSGYVILGYFWLRMALVAQAKLAAGEGDAAFYQTKLATCEFYFKRLLPRTAAHLAAAQAGSACMMDLPAASFAL
- the hutI gene encoding imidazolonepropionase codes for the protein MPRASSIQLWRDLVLFDGEQTCPQPMAVWVQDGRIAGLCPEAEFDAAALSDAREVGRGGVMTPGLVDCHTHLVYAGNRAREFEQRLEGVSYADIARAGGGILSTVRATRAASEDELIAASLPRLDALLADGVTTLEIKSGYGLSLDDELKLLRAACRLGQLRPVRVLTTLLGAHALPPEYHKRADEYVTLVCESMIPAVAAQGLADAVDVFCEHIAFSPAQCERIFQAAQRHGLPIKAHAEQLSNQGASALTARYQGLSADHIEYLDEAGVQAMAAAGTVATLLPGAFYTLRETQLPPIELLRQYGVPMALASDANPGTAPICFPTLTLNLACTLFRLTPREALAGMTAHAARALGRPDLGRIAVGAPADLCLWAVQQPAELAYAVQPGRLRQRIVNGVICHPIEVDHHAR
- the hutC gene encoding histidine utilization repressor — encoded protein: MSSTTPRYKAIEAFLLERIHSGAYPVHHQIPPEEQLARDFGVSRMTANKAIRDLVQKGYLLRQAGLGTFVTDRKAESSLHEVLNIANEVRGRGHAYSNDIIRCEALAADDEVALRLGLRVGAEVFHSMLVHREDGVPIQLEDRFVNPRWVPHYLQSDFAKQTPNEVLVNSCPISDVEHVVEAVRVDQAVARWLDIDVATPCLSVTRRTWSGDHLISYARLIHPGDRYKLRSLHTLHR